One part of the Terriglobales bacterium genome encodes these proteins:
- a CDS encoding sigma-70 family RNA polymerase sigma factor translates to MSVMENVVGVISSPADTSPVRGTMVSQALRRVDDNVLIREAQRGNRAAFEELVRQYDHAVLRLALRLTASEQDAQDIYQEAFLKAYRNLVSFRFECSFYTWIYRIVTNLCLDHLRKKNVRKEEAPVTTMQDGTELSLIDQVADDRSHSNPERDLMRRELGHKIGLALNRLTPRERMVFELKHYQGLKLRTIGEMLSTTEETAKNTLFRATQKLRGALSEMR, encoded by the coding sequence ATGAGTGTTATGGAAAATGTGGTGGGCGTGATAAGCAGTCCCGCGGATACATCCCCCGTACGGGGAACCATGGTCAGCCAGGCTCTGAGGCGCGTAGACGATAACGTCCTGATACGCGAGGCGCAGCGCGGCAATCGCGCAGCCTTCGAGGAATTGGTGCGCCAATATGACCATGCGGTATTGCGCCTGGCGCTGCGACTGACCGCCTCTGAACAAGACGCGCAAGACATCTACCAGGAAGCCTTTCTCAAGGCCTACCGCAACCTGGTCAGCTTCCGCTTCGAGTGTTCATTTTATACGTGGATCTACCGCATCGTGACCAATCTGTGCCTGGATCACTTGCGTAAGAAAAACGTGCGCAAAGAAGAAGCGCCGGTGACCACCATGCAGGATGGCACTGAGCTGAGCCTGATCGACCAGGTGGCCGATGATCGCTCGCACAGCAATCCTGAACGCGACTTGATGCGCCGCGAGCTAGGCCACAAGATTGGACTGGCTTTAAACCGGCTCACGCCGCGCGAGCGCATGGTATTTGAGCTGAAGCATTACCAGGGGCTTAAACTGCGCACCATCGGCGAAATGTTGAGTACGACGGAAGAGACAGCCAAGAATACGCTCTTCCGCGCTACACAAAAGTTGCGTGGTGCGCTGTCTGAAATGAGATGA
- a CDS encoding ribose-phosphate pyrophosphokinase, protein MATTISTATEKAKVQPKSERKPQRARRDDKFKIFSGSANEALTDEVCNFLDLPRAQAHMTRFSDGEVYVQILENVRGADVFVIQPTSFPVDEHLMELLLMIDALKRASARRITPVIPYFGYARQDRKDKPRVPISSKLVADLLTTAGANRALMVDLHAPQIQGFFNIPVDHLFASPVLVDHFRKLNLPNLTVVSPDAGGVERARFFAKKMEAPMAIVDKRRTDMNVTEVMHVIGDVHDRTCLILDDIIDTAGTLVKTAEALIKNGAMKVYACASHPVLSGEAIARISTSHLEEVVVTNTIPLTNAGKNEPKIKVLSIAGLLARAIQSIHEETSVSTLFT, encoded by the coding sequence ATGGCAACAACAATAAGCACAGCGACGGAGAAGGCAAAAGTGCAGCCTAAGAGTGAGCGCAAGCCGCAGCGCGCACGCCGCGACGACAAGTTCAAGATTTTTTCCGGCTCGGCCAACGAGGCTTTGACCGATGAGGTCTGCAATTTTCTGGATCTACCGCGCGCGCAAGCGCACATGACGCGTTTTTCCGATGGTGAAGTCTACGTACAAATCCTGGAGAATGTTCGTGGAGCCGATGTTTTCGTGATTCAGCCCACATCGTTTCCTGTAGATGAGCACTTAATGGAGCTGTTGCTGATGATTGATGCACTGAAGCGCGCCTCGGCGCGGCGCATCACGCCGGTGATCCCGTATTTCGGATATGCGCGCCAGGACCGCAAGGACAAGCCGCGTGTTCCAATTTCCAGCAAGCTGGTGGCCGACCTTTTAACCACCGCTGGAGCCAACCGGGCGCTGATGGTGGACCTGCATGCTCCGCAGATTCAGGGCTTTTTCAACATTCCGGTGGATCATCTGTTCGCTTCGCCGGTGCTGGTAGATCACTTTCGCAAGCTGAATTTGCCAAACCTGACCGTGGTTTCACCTGATGCCGGGGGCGTGGAACGCGCGCGCTTCTTCGCTAAAAAGATGGAAGCTCCGATGGCCATTGTGGATAAGCGCCGCACCGACATGAATGTGACCGAAGTGATGCACGTGATCGGTGATGTGCATGACCGTACTTGCCTGATTCTGGATGACATTATTGATACCGCCGGCACTCTGGTGAAAACGGCTGAAGCCCTCATCAAGAATGGGGCGATGAAGGTGTATGCCTGCGCATCGCATCCGGTGCTGTCGGGGGAGGCCATCGCGCGCATCTCCACGTCTCATCTGGAAGAGGTCGTGGTGACCAATACCATTCCGCTGACCAACGCGGGCAAGAACGAACCCAAGATTAAAGTGCTCTCCATCGCCGGCCTGCTGGCGCGGGCGATCCAGTCTATACACGAAGAGACTTCGGTGAGCACATTGTTTACTTAG
- the rpsR gene encoding 30S ribosomal protein S18, translating to MADEEVQTTQAPEVESKPGPQRRPGGGAGRGEGGRKFFRRKKVCKFCVEKIDSINYKDVRLLSQFVAERGKIVPRRLTGVCTPHQRRLSAAIKQARNIALLPFAARF from the coding sequence ATGGCAGACGAAGAAGTACAGACAACCCAGGCACCAGAAGTTGAAAGCAAACCCGGTCCGCAACGCCGGCCCGGCGGCGGAGCGGGACGCGGCGAAGGCGGCCGCAAGTTTTTCCGCCGCAAGAAAGTGTGCAAATTCTGCGTGGAAAAAATTGATTCCATCAATTACAAGGACGTGCGCCTGCTCTCGCAGTTTGTGGCCGAGCGCGGCAAGATTGTTCCCCGCCGGTTGACCGGGGTTTGCACGCCGCACCAGCGCCGGTTGAGCGCGGCCATCAAGCAGGCCCGCAATATCGCGTTGCTGCCCTTTGCAGCAAGATTCTAG
- a CDS encoding HEAT repeat domain-containing protein, giving the protein MNCELFKQNVILLVYDELPDDILFEMRQHAERCPACNLELESAQQFRKDVSAAPALEPTPNLLAASRMSLQEALETAETARGWRAWVFHLVWDPVDWLRQIRFSPALAAAILIVGFAGGVLTAFKIKTPPVSGIAQIGNGQSAEASIAGIRGITQDPNTNSVQISYDKLLPSSAQGSINNPDIEKLLLYAAHTQENPGVRVESVAILSQKCDEAQVRQAMMRALLDDHNPGVRLQALEGLEEYVKEDVQVRDAVVQALLNDTNPGVRTEAIRLLQPVKADSTVRSAFERLSKRHDNEYIRSESERTLASLPNID; this is encoded by the coding sequence ATGAACTGCGAGTTGTTTAAACAAAACGTTATTTTGCTGGTTTATGATGAGCTGCCTGACGACATACTCTTTGAAATGCGGCAGCATGCCGAGCGTTGCCCGGCCTGCAATCTGGAACTCGAGTCGGCGCAGCAGTTTCGGAAAGATGTAAGCGCTGCCCCGGCCCTCGAGCCAACACCCAACCTGCTGGCGGCCTCGCGCATGAGCCTGCAAGAGGCCCTGGAAACCGCCGAGACTGCTCGCGGCTGGCGCGCATGGGTCTTTCATCTGGTTTGGGACCCGGTGGATTGGCTGCGGCAGATCAGATTTTCCCCCGCGCTGGCAGCAGCAATCCTGATTGTGGGCTTTGCCGGAGGGGTGCTGACAGCCTTCAAAATTAAGACGCCTCCGGTTAGCGGTATTGCCCAAATTGGAAATGGCCAATCTGCCGAAGCCTCCATTGCCGGAATTCGTGGCATCACCCAAGACCCCAACACCAACAGCGTTCAAATCAGCTACGACAAGCTTCTACCCTCATCCGCGCAAGGTTCGATTAACAATCCAGACATTGAGAAGCTGCTGCTGTACGCCGCTCACACCCAGGAGAACCCCGGTGTGCGGGTAGAGTCGGTTGCTATCCTGTCGCAAAAGTGCGATGAAGCACAGGTGCGCCAGGCCATGATGCGTGCATTGCTGGATGACCACAATCCCGGCGTGCGTTTGCAGGCATTGGAGGGGCTCGAGGAATACGTAAAAGAAGATGTCCAGGTCCGCGATGCTGTTGTCCAGGCTCTGCTGAATGACACCAATCCCGGGGTGCGTACCGAGGCGATCCGGCTGTTACAACCGGTCAAGGCAGACAGCACGGTGCGCAGCGCCTTCGAGCGTCTCTCCAAGCGGCACGATAACGAGTACATCCGCTCCGAATCAGAGCGTACACTGGCCTCGCTTCCGAATATTGATTAG
- the pth gene encoding aminoacyl-tRNA hydrolase — MKLIVGLGNPGIEYQFTPHNMGFLAIDRIAEKHGVRVINRHCHSLTAKVKVGEVEALLAKPETFMNLSGMAVRELVGKYEADPAKDLVVLYDELDFPLGTLRIRERGSSAGHNGLESIMGALNTQEFVRVRLGIGPEHKVRDGAGYVLSQFKKAQYETIDLVLDRAADAVEVILKEGVGRAMNRFNQREKDDEV; from the coding sequence ATGAAATTGATCGTCGGGCTCGGCAACCCGGGTATTGAATATCAGTTCACGCCGCATAACATGGGCTTTCTGGCCATTGACAGGATCGCCGAAAAACATGGTGTGCGGGTCATCAACCGGCATTGCCATTCGCTTACCGCGAAGGTCAAGGTCGGCGAAGTAGAAGCTCTGCTGGCCAAGCCGGAAACCTTCATGAACCTGAGCGGTATGGCGGTGCGTGAACTGGTGGGCAAGTACGAGGCTGACCCGGCAAAAGATCTGGTCGTGCTCTATGACGAACTGGATTTTCCGCTGGGTACGCTGCGCATTCGAGAGCGTGGATCGAGCGCCGGCCATAATGGGTTGGAATCCATTATGGGCGCGTTGAACACCCAGGAGTTTGTGCGAGTCCGCTTAGGGATTGGGCCCGAGCACAAAGTTCGCGATGGCGCAGGTTACGTGCTTTCGCAGTTTAAGAAGGCGCAGTACGAAACCATAGACCTGGTTTTAGACCGCGCCGCTGACGCGGTTGAGGTCATCCTCAAGGAAGGCGTCGGCCGCGCCATGAACCGCTTTAATCAGCGGGAAAAGGACGATGAAGTTTAG
- the rpsF gene encoding 30S ribosomal protein S6, translating to MQRTYELMFIVRPDMADEDVDKLIGTLESNVTTAGGTVKHTERMGKRRLAYTVRKFNEGLYILLTLQGTGEMIHEVERRLRVAEPVIKFISVRVDEEHKRLDKIKALRASRVKRSPASASAPAASVVAAPAAEPAAEAGSAPATATV from the coding sequence ATGCAACGCACTTACGAATTAATGTTTATTGTCCGGCCCGATATGGCCGACGAAGATGTGGATAAGCTCATTGGCACGCTGGAATCCAACGTGACCACAGCCGGCGGAACGGTGAAGCACACCGAACGCATGGGCAAGCGCCGCCTGGCTTACACGGTACGCAAATTCAATGAAGGCCTGTATATCCTGCTGACGCTCCAAGGCACCGGCGAGATGATCCACGAGGTCGAACGCCGTCTGCGCGTCGCTGAACCGGTAATCAAGTTCATCAGCGTGCGCGTGGATGAGGAGCACAAGCGGTTGGACAAGATCAAGGCCCTTCGGGCCAGCCGTGTGAAGCGCAGTCCTGCTTCGGCTTCGGCTCCGGCCGCGAGTGTGGTTGCGGCCCCGGCAGCGGAGCCCGCGGCCGAAGCCGGCAGCGCGCCCGCAACGGCTACGGTTTAG
- a CDS encoding 50S ribosomal protein L25, translated as MATATAKNEKTIEAQVRTQESRGKNEARRLRVSGKIPAVVYGAKKETVAVSVDPKEITYILQSETGHNTIFDLKLGDESTKAMIVDWQYEPIKGKLMHIDMKRIAMDQKLRVKVPIHLTGTAEGVKTQGGILEQILREVEIECLPSNIPSHIDADVTALVFGQVLRVSDLPHAGDMKFVTDENQPVAHITAVKEEAAPTPDAVAEAAAATPAEPEVIKKGKQETEEGAAAAPAAEAKPEKGEKKEKK; from the coding sequence ATGGCAACTGCAACAGCAAAAAACGAAAAAACAATAGAAGCTCAGGTCCGCACCCAGGAATCGCGCGGCAAGAATGAAGCGCGGCGGCTGCGGGTGAGCGGCAAGATTCCCGCGGTGGTGTACGGCGCCAAGAAAGAAACCGTGGCCGTGAGCGTTGATCCCAAAGAGATCACCTACATCCTGCAATCCGAGACCGGACACAACACCATCTTCGACCTGAAACTCGGCGACGAGAGCACCAAGGCCATGATCGTAGATTGGCAATACGAACCGATCAAAGGCAAGTTGATGCACATTGACATGAAGCGCATCGCCATGGACCAGAAGCTGCGGGTCAAGGTGCCGATCCATCTCACGGGGACCGCCGAAGGCGTGAAGACACAGGGCGGAATCCTGGAGCAGATATTGCGCGAGGTGGAAATTGAGTGTCTGCCTTCGAACATCCCCAGCCACATTGATGCCGATGTGACCGCGCTGGTCTTCGGACAAGTGCTGCGCGTCTCTGATCTTCCGCACGCCGGAGACATGAAATTTGTGACCGATGAAAACCAGCCGGTGGCGCACATCACCGCAGTGAAAGAAGAAGCGGCGCCGACGCCAGACGCCGTTGCCGAGGCTGCTGCCGCTACTCCTGCCGAGCCCGAGGTCATCAAGAAGGGCAAGCAGGAGACCGAGGAAGGCGCTGCCGCTGCACCGGCTGCCGAAGCCAAGCCGGAAAAGGGCGAGAAGAAAGAGAAGAAGTAG
- a CDS encoding M1 family aminopeptidase, producing MQTVRQALRRTYILLGLIFSFVAPVLAAEGARAKAQDYLIDAEIEPQTHQLTARVRVKFLVTGDTNFASFELNNALRITKILDANGKALSVERIPQDNVVRVALPNGLNKGDSSSITFEYEGKLANADDSPVEGLKLAYVGEDVTYLLYPGRWFPITNYGMDRFTAIIHITAPAGTIIIGSGLAAAAQPASAKKNVATFSWQKPSFPGTIIAGPFVEADSGNVRVFVHPNKKQYAAAYAETAGKELEYFSGMYGVATTPFLRVVELPDDTVPAWWAPEIAAIAGHDIQEKTNYRLLADTIAHQWWGVSVSPASKDDLWLADGGARYSEMRYVQNSAGQQAFEDATKDMAVGALAYDTVPLSSISKLDLFSPQFQALATDKGGMIFHMLRWVIGDAAFDKSMKEFMDDFRGKPASVADLEAIAEKNSGETLTTFFSQWIDGTGAPEFKLKHTISRTDKGFRIVGQISQDLDLFRMPLELKVDTDGQSEMKRIEVTGTQSSFSVETFGQPRRLTLDPNNWVLKYSPDLHVRVAIRRGQELTAQGDLAGSLSEFNKALEINKKSSLAHYRKAEVFYLQRNYQSAANEYRESINGDDDPRWTEVWSHIGLGKIFDIVGQRERAVNEYRQAIQTNDNTQGALDEARRYLETPYQR from the coding sequence ATGCAAACTGTCCGACAGGCCCTGCGGCGCACTTACATTCTCTTGGGCCTGATTTTTTCTTTTGTCGCCCCAGTTCTGGCAGCGGAAGGGGCACGCGCCAAAGCGCAGGACTACCTGATTGACGCTGAGATCGAACCGCAGACGCACCAGCTCACGGCGCGTGTGCGCGTCAAGTTCCTGGTCACCGGCGATACAAATTTCGCCAGTTTTGAGTTGAACAACGCCCTCCGGATCACCAAGATACTGGATGCCAACGGGAAGGCGCTTTCTGTAGAGCGCATCCCTCAGGACAACGTGGTCCGCGTCGCCTTGCCCAACGGTTTGAACAAGGGCGACAGCAGCAGCATCACTTTCGAATACGAAGGCAAGCTGGCCAATGCCGACGATAGTCCTGTGGAAGGACTGAAGCTCGCCTACGTGGGCGAGGACGTAACCTACCTGCTCTATCCCGGCCGCTGGTTTCCCATTACCAACTATGGCATGGACCGCTTTACGGCGATCATCCATATCACCGCACCGGCAGGCACCATTATTATTGGCAGCGGCCTGGCTGCGGCAGCTCAACCGGCATCGGCGAAAAAAAACGTGGCCACGTTCTCCTGGCAAAAACCCAGCTTTCCCGGCACCATCATCGCCGGGCCTTTTGTTGAGGCCGACAGCGGAAACGTAAGGGTTTTCGTTCATCCCAACAAAAAGCAGTATGCGGCCGCTTATGCCGAGACGGCCGGCAAAGAGCTGGAGTATTTCTCCGGCATGTACGGCGTGGCGACCACTCCGTTTCTTCGCGTGGTCGAGTTGCCGGATGATACCGTGCCCGCCTGGTGGGCGCCGGAAATTGCCGCCATCGCCGGCCACGACATACAGGAAAAAACCAACTACCGGCTGCTGGCCGATACCATCGCGCATCAGTGGTGGGGCGTCTCGGTAAGTCCAGCCAGCAAGGACGATCTCTGGCTGGCGGATGGCGGTGCGCGCTACTCGGAGATGCGGTATGTGCAGAATTCTGCCGGCCAGCAGGCTTTTGAAGATGCCACCAAGGACATGGCAGTGGGCGCGCTAGCGTATGACACCGTGCCCCTTTCGAGCATTAGCAAGCTCGATCTGTTTTCGCCTCAATTCCAGGCCCTGGCCACCGACAAGGGCGGCATGATCTTTCACATGCTGCGTTGGGTGATCGGAGATGCCGCGTTTGATAAGAGCATGAAGGAATTCATGGATGACTTCAGGGGAAAACCGGCCAGCGTTGCCGATCTGGAGGCTATTGCGGAAAAGAATTCAGGAGAAACGCTCACCACCTTCTTCTCGCAATGGATCGATGGAACGGGAGCGCCGGAGTTCAAATTGAAACATACGATCTCCCGAACCGACAAAGGCTTCCGCATCGTGGGGCAGATTTCTCAGGACCTGGACTTGTTCCGCATGCCACTGGAACTCAAGGTTGATACCGATGGCCAGAGCGAGATGAAGCGCATTGAAGTCACGGGGACGCAGTCATCGTTCTCGGTGGAAACCTTTGGCCAGCCGCGCCGTCTCACGCTCGATCCCAACAACTGGGTGCTGAAGTATTCACCCGATCTGCATGTGCGGGTGGCCATCCGCCGCGGCCAGGAGCTGACGGCACAAGGCGATCTAGCCGGGTCGTTGAGCGAGTTCAACAAAGCGCTCGAGATCAACAAGAAAAGCTCGCTGGCCCACTACCGCAAGGCGGAGGTGTTTTATCTCCAGCGCAACTATCAGTCTGCCGCCAATGAATACCGCGAGAGCATCAACGGCGACGACGACCCCCGCTGGACAGAGGTCTGGAGCCACATCGGATTGGGCAAGATTTTTGACATTGTGGGCCAGCGCGAGCGGGCGGTCAACGAATACCGGCAGGCAATTCAGACCAACGACAATACTCAGGGCGCTCTGGACGAAGCCCGCAGATATCTGGAGACTCCCTATCAGCGATAA
- a CDS encoding PDZ domain-containing protein: MRSLLSKILLMVMAVSLSAWAADDEYRHEPGEAGSAASGGSQSSGSHVGIDIQELTEPGEPGSGGTSYYGGSYLGIDTQDITSERVGPLKLKEERGVEVVMVDQDAPAGKAGIKEHDVILEFNGTRVEGVEQLRRLIHEIPSGRTVALGLSRDGQPLTLQVQLANRTKAMTQIVIPHIRITPPQIPVMPEISIPPDNDIFVIRTVRSGLQVESLTPQLGEFFGVKDGGGILVRSVDKGSPAESAGLRAGDVIVRVESEKIANRGDWSMALRAHSTGKITIGVIRDKHEQSFSLTLPERSKDHSSLWGPGDGIHLEDLDIEINRSELQRISTEARQKATQMRDQAREEIRKASEQTKVEMEK; this comes from the coding sequence ATGCGTAGCTTGTTGAGCAAGATTCTACTGATGGTGATGGCCGTATCCCTTTCGGCCTGGGCCGCGGACGATGAATACCGTCACGAGCCAGGCGAGGCGGGCTCTGCCGCAAGCGGCGGTTCCCAGAGCAGCGGCTCCCATGTGGGCATTGATATACAGGAGCTTACAGAACCGGGCGAGCCGGGTTCTGGAGGTACCAGCTACTACGGTGGCTCTTATCTGGGCATTGATACCCAGGACATCACCTCCGAGCGCGTCGGCCCGCTCAAACTGAAAGAAGAGCGCGGAGTAGAAGTGGTGATGGTAGACCAGGATGCCCCCGCCGGCAAAGCCGGCATTAAAGAGCACGACGTTATCCTGGAATTCAACGGCACGCGGGTCGAAGGGGTTGAACAACTGCGCCGCTTGATCCATGAGATTCCCTCAGGGCGGACTGTAGCCTTAGGCCTCAGCCGCGATGGGCAACCGCTTACCTTACAAGTTCAGTTGGCAAACCGCACCAAGGCCATGACACAGATCGTTATTCCGCACATTCGGATAACGCCGCCCCAGATACCGGTTATGCCGGAAATCTCCATACCGCCGGACAATGACATCTTTGTCATCCGCACCGTACGCTCAGGATTGCAGGTTGAGAGTCTCACCCCGCAACTAGGCGAATTCTTTGGAGTCAAAGATGGCGGCGGCATCCTGGTACGCTCAGTAGATAAAGGCAGCCCAGCCGAGAGTGCCGGATTAAGAGCCGGAGACGTGATTGTGCGCGTTGAAAGCGAAAAAATCGCCAACCGCGGTGACTGGAGCATGGCCTTGCGCGCCCATAGCACGGGCAAGATCACGATTGGGGTTATCCGCGATAAACACGAGCAAAGCTTCTCTTTGACCCTTCCCGAGCGGTCGAAAGACCACTCCAGCCTCTGGGGGCCAGGGGATGGAATTCATTTGGAAGATTTGGACATTGAAATCAACCGCAGCGAACTGCAACGCATCAGCACCGAAGCCCGCCAGAAGGCAACCCAGATGCGCGACCAGGCGCGGGAAGAGATCCGCAAAGCCAGCGAGCAAACCAAGGTAGAGATGGAAAAGTAA
- the rplI gene encoding 50S ribosomal protein L9 has protein sequence MEVILKEDVQKLGHRGDVVKVADGYGRNFLLPRKLAIEATPANRAVIEQMKAAAVRRSVKEKSDAEALAKQFATVHLTFLRKVGERDHLFGSVTSADIAQEMEARGFNLDRRKIQLEEPLKTLGDFDVQIRLHRDIAAPIKVTIKPDTE, from the coding sequence ATGGAAGTCATATTAAAAGAAGACGTACAAAAACTCGGCCATCGCGGGGACGTCGTGAAAGTGGCCGACGGATACGGAAGAAATTTTTTGTTGCCGCGCAAATTGGCGATTGAAGCCACGCCGGCCAATCGCGCCGTGATTGAGCAGATGAAGGCTGCGGCCGTGCGCCGTTCCGTGAAAGAGAAGTCCGATGCCGAGGCGCTGGCTAAACAGTTTGCGACGGTGCATCTTACATTTCTGCGCAAGGTGGGTGAACGTGACCACCTCTTCGGTTCCGTGACCTCGGCCGACATTGCCCAGGAGATGGAAGCCCGCGGCTTTAACCTTGATCGCCGCAAGATCCAGCTCGAGGAACCATTGAAGACGCTGGGCGATTTTGACGTGCAGATCAGGTTGCACCGTGACATCGCTGCACCCATCAAAGTCACCATCAAGCCAGACACTGAATAG
- a CDS encoding acyl-CoA carboxylase subunit beta — protein MNLEEKLAELKRRDSIAQAGGGEERRTRQHREGKMSARERIEFLLDEGTFEETDKLVTHRCNDFGMAEQKLYGDGFVTGYGRIEGRLVFVFAQDFTVFGGSLSETNAAKICKIMDMAMRVGAPVIGLNDSGGARIQEGVMSLAGYADIFLRNTLASGVIPQISAIMGPCAGGAVYSPAITDFIFMVDKTSYMFVTGPDVIKTVTHEEVSKEQLGGAATHNEASGVAQFEAHDDGECLSMIRELLSFLPSNNVDDPPRRSATDPADRADEKLDSLVPTESNQPYDMKDVIHAVVDDGDFFEVHEHYAKNILVGFARLNGRSVGIVANQPAFLAGTLDINASVKGARFVRFCDAFNIPLITFEDVPGFLPGTQQEFGGIIKHGAKLLYAFAEATVPKITVITRKAYGGAYCVMSSKHIRTDVNYAWPTAEIAVMGPEGAVNIVYKRELEKAANGFTNPEEREAALAAMRKEKTEEFRDRFANPYIAAERGYIDAVIAPRETRKKLIQALEMLDGKRDKNPPKKHGNIPL, from the coding sequence ATGAACCTTGAAGAAAAACTGGCGGAGCTCAAACGCCGCGATTCCATCGCCCAGGCCGGCGGCGGTGAAGAGCGCCGCACCCGGCAGCACCGCGAGGGCAAAATGTCGGCGCGGGAGCGCATTGAGTTCCTGCTCGACGAAGGCACCTTCGAAGAAACCGACAAGCTGGTAACCCACCGCTGCAACGACTTCGGCATGGCCGAGCAGAAGCTTTACGGTGACGGCTTCGTGACCGGCTATGGACGCATCGAAGGCCGCCTGGTCTTCGTCTTTGCCCAGGATTTCACCGTCTTTGGCGGTTCGCTTTCCGAGACCAACGCCGCAAAAATCTGCAAGATCATGGATATGGCGATGCGCGTGGGCGCGCCCGTCATCGGCCTGAACGACTCGGGCGGCGCGCGCATCCAGGAAGGCGTGATGTCGCTGGCCGGCTACGCCGATATTTTTCTGCGCAACACCCTGGCTTCGGGAGTGATTCCGCAGATTTCCGCGATCATGGGACCGTGCGCCGGCGGCGCGGTGTATTCGCCGGCCATCACCGATTTCATCTTCATGGTCGATAAGACCTCTTATATGTTCGTCACCGGGCCCGATGTGATCAAGACCGTGACCCACGAAGAGGTCAGCAAAGAACAGCTTGGCGGCGCGGCCACCCACAACGAAGCCTCGGGCGTGGCCCAGTTCGAGGCCCACGACGATGGCGAATGCCTGAGCATGATCCGCGAGCTGTTGAGTTTTCTTCCCTCAAACAATGTTGACGACCCGCCGCGGCGCAGCGCCACCGATCCAGCGGACCGCGCCGACGAAAAGCTCGATTCTCTGGTGCCCACTGAATCCAATCAGCCTTACGACATGAAAGATGTAATCCACGCGGTGGTGGATGACGGCGATTTTTTTGAAGTCCACGAGCACTACGCGAAAAATATTCTGGTGGGCTTTGCCCGGCTCAACGGACGCAGTGTCGGTATCGTCGCCAATCAGCCGGCGTTTCTAGCGGGCACGCTCGATATCAACGCCTCCGTCAAAGGCGCGCGCTTTGTGCGCTTCTGCGATGCCTTCAACATTCCGCTGATTACCTTCGAAGATGTCCCCGGATTTCTGCCGGGCACGCAGCAGGAGTTCGGCGGCATCATCAAGCACGGGGCCAAGCTGCTCTATGCTTTCGCCGAAGCCACCGTCCCCAAGATCACGGTCATCACCCGCAAAGCCTATGGCGGGGCTTACTGCGTGATGTCGAGCAAGCACATCCGCACGGATGTGAATTACGCCTGGCCCACGGCAGAGATCGCCGTCATGGGACCCGAGGGCGCGGTGAATATTGTCTACAAACGCGAGTTGGAAAAAGCCGCCAATGGTTTCACTAATCCGGAAGAGCGCGAAGCCGCCCTGGCCGCCATGCGCAAAGAAAAGACCGAAGAATTCCGCGACCGCTTCGCCAACCCCTACATCGCAGCCGAGCGCGGATACATTGACGCCGTCATCGCTCCAAGAGAAACCCGCAAAAAACTGATCCAGGCGCTGGAGATGCTAGACGGCAAGCGCGACAAAAACCCGCCCAAAAAGCACGGCAACATACCGCTGTAA